A portion of the uncultured Draconibacterium sp. genome contains these proteins:
- a CDS encoding MerR family transcriptional regulator — protein MSALPHTDTDPIYTLSVAAKLSNTPPHSIRQYIDKGLLLPYKKDTNRHLFSNADIQRLIWIKKRIDEQGLNFAGIKSMLAMLPCWKITKCSTHSRKNCEAYTNGSAPCWQASEKGQECKNKECRLCKVYLLIKPGTEVKAVLQQLIH, from the coding sequence ATGTCTGCACTACCACATACCGATACGGATCCCATTTATACGTTAAGTGTTGCAGCCAAACTCTCGAATACTCCACCTCACTCTATCCGGCAATACATCGATAAAGGTTTATTGTTGCCTTATAAAAAAGACACCAACCGTCACCTGTTTTCCAATGCAGACATTCAGCGCCTCATCTGGATAAAAAAGAGAATTGACGAGCAGGGACTAAACTTTGCCGGCATAAAAAGTATGCTGGCCATGCTACCGTGCTGGAAGATCACTAAATGCAGCACTCATTCACGAAAAAACTGTGAGGCTTACACCAACGGCAGTGCGCCTTGCTGGCAGGCCTCAGAAAAAGGGCAAGAATGCAAAAACAAAGAATGCCGCCTTTGCAAAGTTTACCTTTTAATAAAACCCGGCACAGAAGTTAAAGCAGTTTTGCAACAACTTATTCATTAA